The following are from one region of the Phormidium sp. PBR-2020 genome:
- the cas10d gene encoding type I-D CRISPR-associated protein Cas10d/Csc3 has protein sequence MTPENPDDPKQLSLFDNLNVNDDFDDDDFEEMNPKDLGLSDEEGNRTVELSRQLLTLKLLKQAIKKTHPNDTVMADFAEFVLPNLLKYTIGVSAKGGWFFEELDRRVARGERQAVRRDNATDQSLNTHILNGLFPANLIERRLQTLNTTVCRVVDDLSRRLGIAGFVLHDFEKFDYRRIPGIPEVYQQLSQNLDADIRKRSPEEHREIFDYLVPALGLDTFLFPDNPANWEDYRDDLLYIAYNTQEKNDTNLNLSDSSLTPTLGDRTLNCLADLACLADRLSSIIKHPQDAEKSSLNKVIGDLSDGQLQLTYHAISENRGVLTNIVNNAVMEAHLEQNYDPLLYLPTGVIYLTSQNPPPISRDDLPNRVVASIKQLCAGELQRKQTGFGRDGKGMKYADYYTQFFEDTGLMQVALDATLRILNPNKKSVAKSRSDKLKEFQTKGVLPPEYNFDFDDDIRIDQIAEFGDVVTRKIWGDRRSRIEAFFKQSLKGKAAKDAIQKLPDPNLILEIAKTWQLESCLPELRAIQGINASLKELKLKGNTGGVPLDWYFLSAKYLQNNPGQSQDEIRELGEQIIETILTITNPIISPYPLSDGWDDIRHWTEQVVILPHQPAEKTAAEQADIFLQELDHYQTAKKPGRGRQLLCSLSHSPYSVTEQMESAVLFTPQVYTNKQMLGGSNAKRNISSIAGTEMMLRQILMNQTQAVGKRFEDGKYRYLYFYPTYYFTPETNNFLALAYSNIAQTRFDTQIRGHFVNHETLEANFSLNHYQTVDSFIIDEQLQEKQQLPEGDKNRKIDRTFKLSYPEDKPLTFYFMALPPGRDPTDTESWIMPAWLALAIPNILDVKTVVSESPIPPFREGAEFEETVFLDSAPQAFRVLLNGDHFRLDSLLSPLNRLTAAYSIHLDVNPKRGKKGYDANWGKFSELANNLDTSSLYVFHYLAKWSRARDTDAPSLKRLRLYIYDFYPCFDPHVISDRHQQELTIMSPESPLHHPKQLVELYREFYRANKRYNPKSNAVLKPLDVAAETLLKADSSLFHGETLVAVVAAEIFKLMDRVHASTAEGYWQIQDREKERQKVLGFSRYFVEEVFEKTFKGDRARLAGKQLNLLRDTCEFLYRLEQDKENAEDSKNKPKSQTNSEEE, from the coding sequence ATGACTCCCGAAAATCCAGACGATCCCAAACAACTCAGTCTTTTTGACAATCTCAATGTCAACGACGACTTTGACGATGATGACTTTGAGGAAATGAATCCCAAAGACTTGGGATTAAGCGATGAAGAGGGCAATCGCACCGTCGAATTGTCCCGTCAACTTCTGACCCTAAAACTTCTCAAACAAGCCATTAAGAAAACCCATCCCAATGACACCGTAATGGCAGATTTTGCTGAATTTGTCCTGCCGAACCTTCTCAAATACACCATTGGCGTCTCTGCAAAAGGAGGATGGTTCTTTGAAGAACTCGATCGCCGCGTCGCCAGGGGAGAACGTCAAGCCGTTCGTCGTGATAACGCCACAGATCAGTCCTTAAATACCCATATTCTCAATGGTCTGTTTCCCGCCAACCTGATTGAACGTCGCTTACAAACCCTAAACACCACCGTTTGCCGCGTGGTGGATGACTTGAGTCGCCGCTTGGGAATCGCAGGGTTTGTCCTCCATGACTTCGAGAAGTTTGACTATCGCCGCATCCCAGGAATCCCCGAAGTCTATCAGCAGTTAAGTCAGAACCTCGATGCCGATATCCGCAAGCGTTCCCCGGAAGAACATCGAGAGATTTTTGATTATCTTGTTCCGGCTTTAGGACTGGATACCTTCCTCTTCCCCGACAATCCTGCCAACTGGGAAGACTACCGTGATGATTTACTCTACATCGCCTATAACACACAGGAGAAAAATGACACCAATCTCAATCTATCTGATAGTAGTTTAACCCCGACTCTGGGCGATCGCACCCTAAACTGTCTAGCGGACTTAGCCTGTCTCGCCGATCGCCTCTCCTCCATTATCAAACATCCCCAAGATGCCGAAAAATCCAGTCTCAATAAAGTTATCGGGGACTTGAGTGATGGTCAACTGCAACTCACCTACCACGCCATCTCAGAAAACCGGGGGGTTCTCACCAACATTGTGAACAATGCGGTGATGGAGGCCCATTTAGAACAGAACTATGACCCCCTCCTCTATCTTCCCACCGGTGTCATTTATCTCACTTCCCAAAATCCCCCTCCTATTTCACGAGATGACCTTCCCAATCGCGTTGTTGCTAGTATTAAGCAACTTTGTGCTGGGGAACTGCAACGGAAACAAACGGGGTTTGGTCGAGATGGCAAAGGAATGAAATATGCTGATTACTATACTCAGTTTTTTGAAGATACTGGCTTAATGCAGGTAGCGTTAGATGCAACCCTGCGGATTCTCAATCCCAACAAAAAGTCAGTCGCCAAAAGCCGAAGTGACAAGCTAAAGGAGTTCCAGACAAAAGGTGTTCTCCCTCCTGAGTATAATTTTGACTTTGATGACGACATTCGCATTGACCAAATTGCAGAATTTGGCGATGTGGTGACCCGAAAAATTTGGGGCGATCGCCGGTCTCGCATTGAAGCGTTTTTCAAACAAAGCCTAAAAGGAAAAGCCGCCAAAGATGCCATCCAGAAACTCCCTGACCCTAATCTAATTCTCGAAATTGCCAAAACTTGGCAACTGGAGTCTTGTTTGCCAGAACTTCGGGCAATTCAAGGGATTAACGCCAGTCTTAAAGAACTAAAATTGAAAGGAAATACAGGCGGTGTTCCCTTAGACTGGTATTTCTTATCCGCAAAATACCTGCAAAACAATCCTGGACAAAGCCAAGATGAGATTCGGGAACTCGGGGAACAGATTATCGAGACAATTTTAACAATCACCAACCCAATTATCAGTCCATATCCCCTCAGCGATGGCTGGGACGACATCCGACATTGGACTGAACAGGTGGTCATCTTACCCCATCAGCCGGCTGAGAAAACTGCCGCCGAACAAGCTGATATTTTCCTGCAAGAATTAGACCACTATCAAACGGCAAAAAAACCAGGTCGAGGTCGTCAACTGTTGTGTTCCCTCTCTCACTCTCCCTATAGTGTGACGGAACAAATGGAATCTGCTGTATTATTTACCCCTCAAGTCTATACCAACAAACAAATGTTAGGGGGGTCAAACGCCAAACGCAATATTTCTAGTATTGCGGGAACCGAAATGATGTTGCGGCAAATCTTGATGAACCAAACCCAAGCTGTGGGGAAACGGTTTGAAGATGGCAAATATCGCTATCTCTACTTCTATCCCACCTACTACTTCACCCCAGAAACCAATAACTTCCTCGCCTTAGCCTATAGCAACATTGCCCAAACTCGCTTTGATACCCAAATTCGGGGTCACTTTGTCAATCATGAAACCTTAGAAGCCAACTTTAGCCTCAACCACTATCAAACTGTTGATAGCTTCATTATCGACGAACAACTCCAGGAGAAACAGCAGCTTCCAGAAGGAGATAAGAATCGTAAAATTGACCGCACCTTCAAACTCTCCTACCCCGAGGATAAACCACTTACCTTTTACTTTATGGCCCTTCCCCCAGGACGAGACCCCACTGATACGGAATCCTGGATTATGCCAGCTTGGTTAGCCTTGGCCATTCCCAATATATTGGATGTAAAAACAGTTGTTTCCGAATCACCTATTCCTCCCTTCCGTGAAGGTGCTGAATTTGAAGAAACCGTATTTCTTGACAGCGCACCCCAGGCATTTCGAGTCTTATTAAACGGCGATCACTTCCGTTTAGATAGTCTCCTCTCTCCCCTAAACCGCCTCACCGCCGCCTATAGTATCCACTTGGATGTCAATCCTAAACGAGGTAAAAAAGGATACGATGCCAACTGGGGTAAATTCAGTGAACTTGCTAACAACTTAGATACCAGTTCCTTGTATGTCTTTCACTATCTTGCCAAATGGTCGCGTGCGCGGGACACCGACGCACCGAGTCTCAAACGTCTTCGATTATATATCTATGACTTTTACCCTTGTTTCGACCCCCATGTTATTAGCGATCGCCATCAACAGGAACTAACCATCATGTCCCCAGAATCTCCCCTACATCATCCTAAACAACTCGTTGAACTCTATCGAGAGTTTTATCGCGCTAATAAGCGTTACAATCCCAAATCTAACGCGGTGTTAAAACCCTTAGATGTCGCGGCCGAAACCTTACTCAAAGCTGACAGCAGCCTCTTCCATGGGGAAACCCTCGTTGCTGTCGTCGCCGCCGAAATCTTCAAGCTGATGGATCGAGTTCACGCCTCCACCGCCGAAGGGTATTGGCAAATCCAAGATCGCGAAAAGGAACGTCAGAAAGTTTTGGGATTTTCCCGTTACTTTGTTGAGGAGGTGTTTGAAAAGACATTTAAGGGCGATCGCGCTCGTTTAGCCGGTAAACAACTCAACCTACTCCGCGATACCTGCGAATTTCTCTATCGTCTTGAACAGGACAAGGAAAATGCTGAAGATTCCAAAAATAAACCCAAGTCTCAGACTAACTCTGAGGAGGAATAA
- the cas7d gene encoding type I-D CRISPR-associated protein Cas7/Csc2, whose protein sequence is MALLKTLDSKFFHADIPYKPMGKYVHFITLRITESYPLFQTDGELNKARVRAGISNRNTISRLSMFKRKQSTPERLVGRELLRKYDLVKPEECEYNVKFGMDNPDCIIYGFAIGDSGSEKSKVVVDTAFSITPFDESHESFTLNAPYESGTMASKGEGDSKAGEVTSRINQQDHIRPQVFFPSIVTLRDPTESSFLYVFNNILRTRHYGAQTTRTGRVRNELLGVIFADGEIVSNLRWTQAIYDRLPEDLLTSLDPLDETLVSEKATEAIESLMNDEFIVHTDFIGEAFTPLLNEVKTLTSSEDGITQILQQADQEAKEYAKKHIKAKK, encoded by the coding sequence ATGGCACTCCTAAAAACTCTCGACTCCAAATTCTTCCACGCAGACATTCCTTACAAACCCATGGGAAAATATGTCCACTTCATCACGCTGCGGATTACCGAGTCTTATCCCCTATTTCAAACCGACGGAGAACTCAACAAAGCGCGAGTTCGTGCGGGAATCAGCAACCGCAATACCATCAGTCGCCTCTCCATGTTTAAGCGCAAACAATCCACCCCAGAACGCCTGGTGGGCCGGGAACTGTTGCGCAAATATGACCTAGTTAAACCCGAGGAATGCGAGTACAACGTCAAATTTGGCATGGACAATCCTGATTGTATTATCTATGGTTTTGCCATCGGGGACTCAGGGTCTGAAAAATCCAAAGTGGTCGTCGATACCGCCTTTTCCATCACCCCGTTTGACGAATCCCACGAAAGCTTCACCCTCAACGCACCTTACGAAAGTGGAACCATGGCATCAAAAGGAGAAGGAGACTCCAAAGCCGGGGAAGTCACCAGTCGTATTAATCAACAGGATCACATTCGTCCTCAAGTCTTTTTCCCCAGCATTGTCACCCTACGTGACCCCACCGAATCCAGCTTTTTGTACGTATTCAATAACATCCTACGAACCCGTCATTATGGCGCACAAACTACCCGAACTGGACGAGTTCGCAATGAGTTATTAGGAGTTATCTTTGCCGACGGAGAAATTGTCAGCAACCTCCGTTGGACTCAAGCCATTTATGACCGTCTCCCCGAAGACCTCCTCACCTCCCTCGACCCCCTTGACGAAACCCTCGTCAGTGAAAAAGCCACCGAAGCCATTGAAAGCCTCATGAATGACGAATTTATTGTCCATACCGACTTCATTGGAGAAGCCTTTACCCCTTTATTAAACGAAGTCAAAACTCTCACCTCCAGCGAAGACGGAATCACTCAGATTCTCCAACAAGCAGACCAAGAAGCCAAAGAATACGCCAAAAAACACATCAAAGCCAAAAAGTAA
- the cas5d gene encoding type I-D CRISPR-associated protein Cas5/Csc1: protein MTQIYRCHLELHDSLYFATREIGRLYETEPILHNYALCYALGFIDNPRYQTQVDSENDYRYFCRHQVPQYQAHLTKLNEQNIYVTPARSLTHTAVLNTWKYADNRYHVEMQKTQKNIPSFGRTKEIAPESQFEFFVISANPITFPKWIRLGKWMSKAELSEIQHFNNPQRRENQQFTVPYPLNPLDVMFSHHVIQFDTINMPPVSLIRNVKLEGCCYHMSQDNQTLTLPANMTYHFQP from the coding sequence ATGACCCAAATTTACCGCTGTCATCTCGAACTTCACGATAGTCTCTACTTCGCCACCCGAGAAATTGGACGACTCTATGAAACCGAACCCATTCTCCATAACTATGCACTTTGCTACGCCCTCGGATTCATTGATAACCCCCGCTACCAAACTCAAGTTGACTCTGAGAACGACTATCGCTATTTTTGTCGCCATCAAGTGCCACAATATCAAGCCCATTTAACAAAACTAAATGAGCAAAACATTTATGTGACTCCCGCGCGATCGCTCACCCACACTGCCGTTCTCAATACCTGGAAATATGCCGACAATCGCTATCATGTCGAAATGCAGAAAACCCAGAAAAATATCCCTAGTTTTGGACGTACCAAAGAAATTGCCCCAGAAAGCCAATTTGAATTTTTTGTTATCTCAGCCAACCCAATCACCTTTCCCAAGTGGATTCGTTTAGGTAAATGGATGAGCAAAGCTGAACTCTCTGAGATTCAACACTTTAACAACCCTCAAAGGCGAGAAAATCAACAATTCACAGTTCCTTATCCTTTGAATCCTTTAGATGTCATGTTTAGCCATCATGTCATTCAATTTGACACGATCAATATGCCCCCAGTGAGTCTGATTCGCAACGTCAAATTAGAGGGATGTTGTTACCACATGTCTCAGGATAATCAAACCCTAACGCTTCCCGCCAACATGACCTATCATTTTCAGCCATAA
- the cas6 gene encoding CRISPR-associated endoribonuclease Cas6 — protein MPYSLVFNFVPETLIPPDYATGRHLNALFITAVNAVDPELATSLHEQKITKAFTISPLQKIPPSRRDSPPRIPEILQAQHQRPIAPQTPCWWRVSLLDDQLFGRLSQLWLNLNPRQPWHLGAANLHITSILGTPQSTQPWANACSYEDLYETASDSNRRLRFQLATPVAFRQQKYDSALPTPDSLFRSLHNSWKKYSGIELTGFATENIFPSYFNLQTEILDFDFRKKGKASKFIGAVGRIDFRILGDVDSATIKALNTLSNYALYCGIGRKTTMGMGMALAIESRRS, from the coding sequence ATGCCCTATAGCCTTGTCTTTAATTTCGTCCCAGAAACCCTAATCCCCCCTGATTATGCCACCGGACGACATCTCAACGCCCTATTTATCACCGCCGTCAATGCCGTCGATCCTGAATTGGCAACGAGCCTTCATGAACAAAAAATAACCAAAGCTTTCACCATTTCCCCCCTGCAAAAAATTCCCCCCAGTCGTCGTGACTCTCCCCCTCGGATTCCAGAAATCCTGCAAGCCCAACATCAGCGTCCCATCGCCCCCCAAACCCCCTGCTGGTGGCGAGTGTCACTACTCGATGACCAACTGTTTGGACGACTAAGTCAATTATGGCTCAATCTAAACCCTCGGCAACCTTGGCATTTGGGGGCGGCAAATCTGCATATTACCAGTATCCTAGGAACCCCTCAATCCACTCAACCTTGGGCCAATGCCTGTTCCTATGAAGACCTCTATGAAACCGCCTCCGACTCCAATCGTCGCTTGCGGTTTCAGTTGGCGACTCCAGTGGCATTTCGGCAACAGAAATATGACAGTGCTTTACCCACGCCGGATTCCCTGTTTCGCAGTTTACATAATTCCTGGAAGAAGTATAGCGGCATTGAGTTGACAGGCTTTGCCACGGAAAATATTTTTCCTTCTTACTTCAATCTTCAGACTGAGATTCTGGATTTTGATTTTCGTAAAAAGGGGAAAGCGAGCAAGTTTATCGGGGCAGTGGGTCGCATTGATTTTCGCATTTTAGGGGATGTGGACTCTGCCACCATTAAGGCTTTGAACACCCTGAGTAACTATGCCCTTTACTGTGGAATTGGTCGCAAAACCACCATGGGGATGGGCATGGCACTCGCCATTGAATCTCGGAGGTCATGA
- a CDS encoding polysaccharide pyruvyl transferase family protein: protein MKLCYYKLPKGVNNFGDELNPWIWNQLIPDLIDDDKSLAFVGIGTLLNDNLHSRTRWARHRVIFGTGAGYGKEVLKLDDSYKVYCVRGPLSAQALGLEENLAITDGAALIRQLFTSSNEKDYEFSYMPHYELAGQGWETVCQDLGFGYIDARSDVEEVLSLISKTEVLITEAMHGAIIADALRVPWIPVVTNPTILAFKWQDWCASIGVDYNPCYISRLYHPKHKLDLLTPIRKIRDKNRQKQAAIALKKVSVSQPPCLSQDSRIERLTEQLQEKLDTFREDFKNGLFRI, encoded by the coding sequence ATGAAATTGTGTTACTACAAACTGCCAAAAGGTGTCAACAATTTTGGAGATGAGCTTAACCCTTGGATCTGGAATCAACTAATTCCAGACCTAATCGATGATGATAAAAGCCTAGCTTTTGTTGGAATTGGCACGCTACTGAATGATAATTTGCACTCCCGTACCCGTTGGGCACGTCATAGAGTTATATTTGGGACAGGGGCAGGTTATGGCAAAGAAGTATTGAAGCTTGATGACTCCTATAAAGTTTATTGTGTGCGAGGTCCGCTTTCGGCTCAGGCCTTGGGACTAGAAGAAAATCTAGCTATTACCGATGGGGCTGCCTTAATTCGTCAGCTATTTACCAGCAGCAACGAGAAAGACTATGAATTCTCGTATATGCCTCACTATGAGCTTGCCGGGCAGGGTTGGGAAACCGTTTGTCAAGACCTAGGATTTGGCTATATTGATGCCCGGTCAGACGTAGAAGAAGTTTTATCATTGATTAGCAAAACAGAGGTTTTAATAACTGAAGCAATGCATGGTGCGATCATTGCTGACGCACTCCGAGTGCCTTGGATACCTGTTGTAACCAATCCCACAATTCTAGCTTTTAAATGGCAAGATTGGTGTGCATCCATTGGAGTTGATTATAATCCTTGTTATATTTCTAGATTGTATCATCCAAAACACAAGCTGGACTTATTAACTCCTATTCGTAAAATTAGAGATAAAAACAGGCAAAAGCAAGCGGCTATTGCTTTAAAAAAGGTGTCAGTCAGTCAACCTCCTTGCCTTAGTCAAGACTCTCGCATTGAACGTCTAACTGAACAGCTTCAAGAAAAGCTTGACACTTTTCGGGAAGATTTTAAAAATGGCTTATTCAGGATTTAA
- a CDS encoding J domain-containing protein: MTQHRAQSNPHPLPDRLAAIGKNYYGLLGLHPSASVIEIRQAYRKLSKRYHPDTTTLPPHIAKGKFQQLNEAYATLSNPERRAAYDLNIRYSRIPVMQPGPPLNRPPSPSGYSPKHAYLDPIDRPLSPGELFALLLMGASLLGCLLLAIAIAIWRGDPL, encoded by the coding sequence GTGACCCAGCATCGCGCCCAATCCAACCCCCACCCCCTCCCCGATCGCCTCGCCGCCATCGGTAAAAACTACTATGGCCTCCTCGGCCTCCACCCCTCCGCCTCCGTCATCGAAATTCGCCAAGCCTACCGCAAACTCAGCAAACGCTATCACCCCGACACCACCACCCTCCCCCCCCACATCGCTAAAGGGAAATTTCAGCAACTCAACGAAGCCTACGCCACCCTCAGTAACCCCGAACGCCGGGCCGCCTATGACCTAAACATTCGCTATTCCCGCATCCCCGTCATGCAGCCAGGTCCCCCCCTCAACCGCCCCCCAAGTCCCTCAGGCTATTCCCCCAAACACGCCTACCTCGATCCCATCGATCGCCCCCTCTCCCCCGGCGAACTCTTCGCCCTCCTCCTCATGGGGGCCTCCCTCCTCGGCTGTCTCCTCCTAGCGATCGCCATCGCCATCTGGCGCGGCGATCCCCTCTAA
- a CDS encoding DUF3143 domain-containing protein: MTPSADTPLYNHPLPDIEAWLRSLGCEQDRQELHHWRVERPQWTADIWLDVDRLVVRYGDKNGNPSSDEGRSRSFQYSLSREDIENAVFGEGVEQAIFGTP, from the coding sequence ATGACCCCCTCCGCTGACACACCCCTCTATAACCACCCCCTCCCCGACATCGAAGCGTGGCTGCGATCGCTCGGCTGCGAACAAGACCGCCAAGAACTACACCACTGGCGCGTTGAACGTCCCCAATGGACTGCCGATATCTGGCTCGACGTCGATCGCCTCGTGGTGCGCTATGGCGACAAAAACGGCAACCCCAGTTCAGACGAGGGTCGTTCTCGCTCCTTCCAATACTCCCTCAGCCGAGAAGACATCGAAAATGCCGTCTTCGGTGAAGGAGTCGAACAAGCCATCTTCGGAACCCCCTAA
- a CDS encoding tetratricopeptide repeat protein yields MSDRDRYLAVIDKILESTLAGRVRSVEQVYQRLLREIRPGTSEIFERCLLERRESLEGSAGSSSKVTRKLRALQTVEGQYQRWEQEHQTTAAVSSTLKTLVGSPPEERLALLVGVLDPNQERPWSGDRLKQLAQALQRQEESHLQQLGLGLRDGLARFAELEGDLVGWIYEGGNRSIGFGEAQQQPGPWPLWARKTEAYFPRELFLTLQQGGSLGELAQRHLDLGDRAWLELAVLLQGLQRGLVLWFDRQPYSAKMGKQLSVSTFLVFASIWGQLSQGFMARERLTECCFQMTLQILRSFAQRETFPLYGGVFASLSGEYLQQTLAYLEVPLKRVEGTQEKARILTLLGYSQRALGDYERAEAFHEEALEIAQQAGDRPCELANYNHLSRLCLSRKQYSEAIDRSQRALILSRQVGDRLGVANALVNLGYSEVLAAQQVERLDEDLSERALGYLEQGLELSQQLGDRQSLALCYYSLGLAYVLLEKPSRAVGYLLKGVEAAQSSGDLYLQGLSLAALAEGYYQLQDWLRAVTMGAIAAYSLQQIEAQEWRQAAGVLSILRGQLGEAEYEGLLSQGRSQIIAVIGVDGYDYLPQLLQEF; encoded by the coding sequence ATGTCTGATCGCGATCGCTATTTGGCGGTGATTGATAAGATTCTGGAGAGTACGCTGGCGGGACGGGTGCGCTCGGTTGAACAGGTGTATCAACGGCTGTTACGGGAGATTCGTCCGGGAACGTCGGAGATTTTTGAGCGGTGTTTGTTGGAACGTCGCGAGAGTTTGGAAGGCTCGGCGGGTTCGTCGTCGAAGGTGACACGCAAGTTGCGGGCGTTACAGACGGTTGAGGGCCAGTATCAACGCTGGGAACAGGAACATCAAACGACGGCGGCGGTTAGCTCGACGCTGAAGACTCTGGTGGGGTCACCGCCGGAGGAGCGGTTGGCTCTGTTGGTGGGGGTTTTGGACCCGAATCAGGAACGACCTTGGAGTGGCGATCGTCTTAAGCAGTTGGCCCAGGCGTTGCAGAGACAGGAGGAGAGCCATCTGCAACAGTTGGGGTTAGGCTTGCGGGATGGGTTGGCTCGGTTTGCGGAGTTGGAAGGGGATTTAGTTGGTTGGATCTATGAGGGGGGAAATCGCTCGATTGGCTTTGGGGAGGCTCAGCAGCAGCCTGGCCCCTGGCCGCTTTGGGCGCGCAAGACGGAGGCCTATTTCCCTCGGGAGCTATTTTTGACGTTGCAGCAGGGGGGGTCGTTGGGGGAGTTGGCCCAGCGTCATCTGGATTTGGGCGATCGCGCTTGGCTGGAGTTGGCGGTTCTGTTGCAGGGCCTGCAGCGAGGCTTGGTGCTTTGGTTCGATCGCCAGCCTTATAGTGCCAAGATGGGTAAACAACTGTCGGTGAGTACGTTTTTGGTGTTTGCGTCGATTTGGGGCCAGTTGTCTCAGGGGTTTATGGCTCGTGAGCGGTTGACGGAGTGTTGTTTTCAGATGACGTTGCAGATTTTGCGTAGTTTTGCGCAGCGGGAGACGTTTCCCCTGTATGGGGGGGTGTTTGCGTCGTTGTCTGGGGAGTATTTGCAGCAGACGTTGGCCTATTTGGAGGTTCCGTTGAAGCGGGTGGAGGGAACTCAGGAGAAGGCGCGGATTCTGACGCTGTTGGGCTATTCTCAGCGGGCGTTGGGGGATTATGAGCGGGCGGAGGCCTTTCATGAGGAGGCGTTGGAGATCGCGCAGCAGGCGGGCGATCGCCCTTGTGAGTTAGCGAATTATAATCATTTGAGTCGTCTGTGTTTGTCCCGCAAGCAGTACAGTGAGGCGATTGATCGCAGTCAGCGGGCGTTGATTTTGTCGCGCCAGGTGGGCGATCGCTTGGGGGTGGCGAATGCGTTGGTGAATTTGGGCTATTCGGAGGTGTTGGCGGCGCAACAGGTGGAACGGCTCGATGAAGATCTCTCAGAACGGGCGCTAGGCTATCTAGAGCAGGGGTTGGAGTTGTCGCAGCAGTTGGGCGATCGCCAGAGTTTGGCGCTGTGTTATTACAGTTTGGGGTTGGCGTATGTGTTGCTAGAGAAGCCGTCGAGGGCGGTGGGCTATTTGCTGAAGGGAGTCGAGGCGGCTCAGTCGTCGGGGGATTTGTATTTGCAGGGGTTGAGTTTGGCGGCGCTGGCGGAGGGCTATTATCAGCTTCAGGATTGGCTGCGGGCGGTGACGATGGGGGCGATCGCGGCCTATTCGTTACAGCAGATTGAGGCGCAGGAGTGGCGACAGGCGGCGGGGGTGTTGTCGATTTTGCGGGGCCAGTTGGGGGAGGCGGAGTATGAGGGGCTGTTGAGTCAGGGGCGATCGCAGATTATTGCGGTGATTGGGGTGGATGGGTATGATTATCTACCGCAATTGTTGCAGGAGTTTTAG